A section of the Mycobacterium sp. 3519A genome encodes:
- a CDS encoding chaperone modulator CbpM — MTAPRYVLARRPEMQLDVFATRCGLHPDMVRRLVALGLLPCSQDARGQPRFAPSALATVARIQRLRTGLGLNYAAIGLVLDLLDRIDELESASRRRRTSLWTSTS; from the coding sequence ATGACCGCTCCACGGTATGTGCTGGCGCGGCGCCCCGAAATGCAGCTCGACGTCTTCGCGACACGCTGCGGGCTGCATCCCGACATGGTGCGCCGGTTGGTTGCACTGGGCCTGCTGCCGTGCAGCCAGGATGCCCGCGGGCAGCCGCGGTTTGCCCCGTCTGCATTGGCCACAGTGGCTCGCATCCAGCGGCTGCGAACAGGTTTGGGACTGAACTACGCGGCGATCGGGCTGGTGCTCGATCTTCTGGACCGCATCGACGAACTGGAATCAGCGTCTCGCCGAAGGAGGACATCGCTGTGGACATCAACAAGCTGA